TCGAGTTGCCAGCGGATCTCGACCTCGAGGCCGTCCGCGAGGCGCTGCTCGAGTGGTACGAGGCGGACCATCGGCCGTTTCCCTGGCGGGAGACCGACGATCCGTACGCGATCCTCGTCTGTGAGGTGATGAGCCAGCAGACCCAGCTCGACCGGGTGGTCGACGCCTGGGAGGCGTTCCTCGAGCGCTGGCCGACGACGGCCGATCTCGCCGCGGCCGATCGGGCCGACGTGGTGGGCTTCTGGAGTGGACACCGGCTGGGCTACAACAACCGGGCGAAGTACCTCCACGAGGCGGCGAGTCAAGTCGAAGCGGAGTACGACGGTGCGTTTCCCCGCGAGCCCGACGAGCTCCAGGAGCTGATGGGCGTCGGCCCCTACACGGCCAACGCGGTGGCGAGTTTCGCGTTCAACGAGGGCGACGCGGTCGTCGACACGAACGTCAAACGGGTCTGTTACCGGGCGTTCGACGTCCCCGACGACGACGCGGCGTTCGAACGGGCGGCGACCGCGCTCATGCCCGACGGTCGCTCACGGGCGTGGAACAACGCGATCATGGAGCTCGGGGGTGTGGCCTGCACCCAGACGCCGCGCTGTGACGAGGCCGGCTGTCCCTGGCGGGAGTGGTGTGGCGCCTACGCGAGCGGCGACTTCACGGCCCCTGACGTGCCCACCCAGCCCAGTTTCGACGGGAGCCGCCGCCAGTTTCGCGGCCGGATCGTCCGCACCCTTCGGGAGTACGACGAACTCGAGCTGGATGTCCTCGGTCCCCGGATTCGAGTCGATTACAACCCCCAGGGCGAGCACGGCCGAGCGTGGCTGCTGGAACTGCTCGCCGACCTCGAGACCGACGGCCTGGTCACGCTCGAGACGCGCGATGGCGAGCCGGTCGCGCGGCTTCGGCGCTGATCGGCCTGAGCTTTTTCCCCGTCGGCGACGACTCGAGGGTATGACGGCCGACGGCGACGCCGACAGCACCGATCCGATCCGCGTCGTAGCGATCTGTGGGAGCCTCCGCGAGGACAGCTACACCCGCCTGGCGCTCCGGCGCGCGCTCGAGGAAGCCGAACGTGGGGGCGTCGAGACGGAGCTACTCGATCTTCGGGAGTGGGACCTGCCGGCGTTCGACGCCGACGTCGACCGAGCGAGCGCTGGCGACGCCGCGGAACTGGCTGCCCGGGTGCGCGAGGCCGACGCGGTCCTGCTGGGGACGCCGATGTATCACGGCTCGTTCTCCTCGCCGCTGAAGACCGCGCTCGACTACTGTGGGTTCGAGGAGTTCGAAGACAAGACGGTCGGCCTGCTCGCGGTCGCCGGCGGGGCGTTCCCGGTGACGGCGCTCGAGCACCTGCGATCGGTCTGTCGGTCGCTCAACGCGTGGGTGATCCCACACCAGGTGGCGGTGGCGAACGCCCGCCGTGCCGTCGACGACGGCGAGTTCGTCGACGAGTCACTCGAGAACCGGGTGGCGACGCTCGGCCGGCGGGCGGTCCAGTACGCACGAATCGAACCCGACCCGGACTCCTTCGAGAGCGATCAGAACGTCGGCGCGCGGTAGAGTGACAACTGAAACGGGTTACACACTACGAGCAGGTGTGCACTGACGTTCAGTGGCTACTATAGCTCGGTGACGGGCGTCGCGGAGATCGGCCACGACGCGGCCGAGGGCGTGTCACGGATCGAGGGTTCGGTAGAGGCGGCGCTGCTGGGCGATAAACGAACAGAGCCAGAACGAGAACACGCCGAAGTAGAACGCGGGGAACTCGACGAAGAGACTCGTCCCCTCAACGGTAAACAGCGTCGTCCTGAACGACCAGTCGGTGAACCACGTCGTCGCGAGTAGCGCCGACGCCCCGAGTGCGACGAGGATCGCCGGGACGACTCCCGGGGGCGAGGGGACGCTCCTCGAGGCCGATCGGTCGTCGTCCGCGTCGATATGGAAGATACGTCGCTCGAGGGCGAACTGGCCGGTGAGGACGAGCGCGAGCGAGAGACCAGCGACGGCGACGCCCCGTTTACCACCGACCGATTCGGCGATCAGCAGCCAGACGATCCAGCTCCCCGTGAGGACCATCGTGGTGAGGAGCCGCCGTGGGCGGAGCAAGTCGACGAGGTCGCTCGTCGCCACGCCGAAGACGCCGGTTCTGAGTAGCGAGCCACAGAAGAGGATCCCCAGCCCGGCCATGGCAGTCGAGAGCGTCCGCGCCTCGACGGCGACGAGGACGAACCACGCCCCCACCGCCGTCGTCTCGACCGTCGCCGAGGAGAGAGCGGCCGTCACGCCGACCAGCCGACGCCGCGTGGTCTGGCCGAGGACGCTCGGCTGGCGAAAGACGCTCATACCGGACGAAC
This portion of the Natronobeatus ordinarius genome encodes:
- a CDS encoding A/G-specific adenine glycosylase codes for the protein MTDDAVELPADLDLEAVREALLEWYEADHRPFPWRETDDPYAILVCEVMSQQTQLDRVVDAWEAFLERWPTTADLAAADRADVVGFWSGHRLGYNNRAKYLHEAASQVEAEYDGAFPREPDELQELMGVGPYTANAVASFAFNEGDAVVDTNVKRVCYRAFDVPDDDAAFERAATALMPDGRSRAWNNAIMELGGVACTQTPRCDEAGCPWREWCGAYASGDFTAPDVPTQPSFDGSRRQFRGRIVRTLREYDELELDVLGPRIRVDYNPQGEHGRAWLLELLADLETDGLVTLETRDGEPVARLRR
- a CDS encoding NADPH-dependent FMN reductase: MTADGDADSTDPIRVVAICGSLREDSYTRLALRRALEEAERGGVETELLDLREWDLPAFDADVDRASAGDAAELAARVREADAVLLGTPMYHGSFSSPLKTALDYCGFEEFEDKTVGLLAVAGGAFPVTALEHLRSVCRSLNAWVIPHQVAVANARRAVDDGEFVDESLENRVATLGRRAVQYARIEPDPDSFESDQNVGAR